One window of Candidatus Binatia bacterium genomic DNA carries:
- a CDS encoding FG-GAP-like repeat-containing protein: MVAWVEVLAAAVGAAVWCQGDCNEDGVVSVEELVRGVRMVLGEEEVLPCFDENGDGAVTVNEVVAAVRRVLEGCPRTPTPTSTPTAPVAPFCAAVRTAEAAGTPAPKPLKFKAVDTDCTRPGCFGLWWPLIVADWNHDGRADWIGDGVGVRLSRGDGTFEEAVTLGEGGVPIAAGDLDRDGRVDLIALAGHTLVLLFGGEGMAPRRIERIPLGAVPVEVALVDVNCDGWPDVVTKNCTSEPQPEFISTLLSTGPGTFVRGPGLVTPPTQSMMPGFAVADLSGEGFADLLLLSSSTPQGDEACCWCFRLGASRAYGPTLLGLAYGRECGRLLPETPSPAESFQWLRIFGFAPGGMATGDLNHDGRVDVVVTNRLGEDMALLLNQGGHFAPRRLLSVWEPIDPPGTPTRTPTPTPPNYVSPTPTTTNSPTRTPTLRYTPTPYGTPPPPDSKPAEAAVGDLNGDGFLDVVTSAYGGAAVFIGDGRGDFCVAQWAYGTGFPILALALADVDGDGLLDIVMTAQISPRLTVLLNRTVPTSQGIKAAEEPKVRKP; this comes from the coding sequence AGGGTGACTGTAATGAAGATGGGGTGGTGAGCGTGGAGGAGCTTGTGCGCGGCGTGCGCATGGTGCTGGGCGAGGAGGAGGTGTTGCCGTGCTTTGACGAAAATGGCGACGGCGCGGTGACGGTGAACGAAGTGGTGGCTGCGGTGCGCCGTGTGTTGGAGGGGTGTCCGCGCACTCCCACGCCCACTTCGACGCCGACGGCGCCTGTAGCGCCATTTTGCGCGGCGGTGCGCACGGCCGAGGCTGCTGGAACCCCGGCGCCAAAGCCGCTCAAGTTCAAGGCTGTGGACACGGATTGCACGCGGCCTGGGTGTTTTGGGCTTTGGTGGCCGCTGATCGTGGCGGACTGGAACCACGATGGGCGTGCGGACTGGATTGGAGACGGAGTGGGGGTGCGCTTGAGTCGGGGCGATGGCACATTTGAGGAGGCGGTCACGTTGGGGGAAGGTGGCGTTCCCATTGCGGCGGGTGACCTGGACCGCGACGGCCGGGTCGACCTTATAGCTCTTGCCGGACATACGCTTGTTCTGCTGTTTGGGGGCGAGGGTATGGCGCCGCGTCGCATCGAGCGTATCCCCCTTGGCGCAGTGCCGGTCGAGGTGGCGCTGGTGGATGTAAACTGCGACGGTTGGCCGGATGTGGTTACGAAGAATTGTACTAGCGAGCCACAGCCGGAGTTCATCTCCACGCTGTTGTCGACAGGTCCTGGTACGTTCGTGCGTGGACCTGGTCTTGTCACGCCACCGACGCAGTCGATGATGCCGGGCTTTGCCGTGGCGGATTTGAGTGGCGAGGGGTTTGCTGATCTTCTGCTTCTTAGCTCCTCGACGCCACAAGGAGACGAGGCTTGCTGTTGGTGTTTTAGACTAGGGGCGTCACGTGCCTATGGACCCACATTGCTTGGGCTTGCGTACGGGCGGGAGTGTGGGCGCTTGCTTCCCGAAACCCCTTCGCCCGCTGAGTCCTTCCAGTGGCTGCGCATATTTGGGTTTGCCCCTGGGGGAATGGCCACAGGGGATCTCAATCATGATGGCCGTGTGGATGTGGTGGTGACGAACAGGCTCGGCGAGGATATGGCCCTGCTGCTGAATCAAGGGGGTCATTTCGCCCCGCGGAGGCTCCTTTCCGTTTGGGAGCCTATCGACCCGCCGGGCACACCGACACGCACGCCCACACCCACGCCGCCGAACTATGTCAGCCCCACGCCCACTACCACCAACTCGCCGACACGCACGCCAACGCTCCGCTATACTCCAACACCGTACGGCACCCCACCGCCGCCCGACAGCAAACCTGCCGAGGCTGCCGTGGGCGACCTCAACGGCGACGGGTTCCTCGACGTAGTGACATCCGCTTATGGCGGCGCGGCTGTGTTCATCGGCGATGGCAGAGGGGACTTCTGCGTGGCGCAATGGGCGTACGGAACTGGCTTTCCCATCCTGGCGCTTGCCCTGGCTGACGTCGATGGCGATGGGCTCCTCGATATCGTCATGACCGCCCAAATCTCGCCGCGCCTTACGGTTCTCCTCAATCGCACTGTACCAACTTCGCAGGGTATCAAGGCGGCTGAGGAGCCAAAGGTGCGCAAGCCGTGA
- a CDS encoding molecular chaperone DnaK, producing the protein ITNRAVSFPLFASSVRSGDTTGSIVLLRRDEVSALPPIRTVLRFGKKLEAREIPVHLAVRLTEVGTLELWCISRTTPHRWRLQFDLRNTNLPQTQSTAEASELNIGAEQATQALALLEATFPLSGPSCADPVRVVRQLEELLGAGKDVWPLSFLRQAWDVLWEGREARKMSPEHEARWYNLAGFFLRPGFGAPGDPVRVDRLWRLRSEGIRFAKSIQVRAEWWNLWKRVAGGLQRTQQQQLFNDVSPYLLSRLQKKREKLPKVGPQEVREYWQLVASCELLTAEQKEELGDALLAHVVRGKATAVEIWALGRLGARAPMYGPLNCVVRAAKAAVWAGSLASARCERGDAVAFALVQLARCVGDRERDLPHDLRERLASWLESHGSNRGVVRLLREAVPIETSERARILDESLPVGLVWSADTAAS; encoded by the coding sequence GATTACGAACCGTGCCGTCAGTTTTCCCCTGTTCGCCTCGTCTGTGCGTTCGGGCGACACGACGGGATCGATCGTACTCTTACGGCGCGATGAAGTGTCAGCACTCCCTCCCATCCGTACCGTTCTACGTTTTGGCAAGAAGCTTGAGGCCCGTGAGATCCCGGTCCACCTAGCCGTGCGCCTCACCGAGGTTGGCACTCTGGAGCTTTGGTGTATCTCCCGCACGACGCCCCATCGCTGGCGCTTACAATTTGATTTGCGGAATACCAACTTGCCGCAAACGCAGTCCACAGCTGAGGCAAGCGAACTCAACATCGGCGCGGAACAAGCAACCCAAGCACTTGCGTTGTTGGAAGCAACCTTCCCGCTGTCCGGACCCAGCTGCGCCGATCCGGTGCGGGTCGTGCGCCAACTCGAAGAACTCCTCGGTGCAGGAAAGGACGTTTGGCCGCTTTCTTTCCTGCGGCAGGCGTGGGATGTGCTGTGGGAAGGACGGGAAGCAAGGAAAATGTCGCCCGAGCACGAAGCGCGCTGGTATAACCTGGCGGGTTTTTTTCTCCGTCCCGGTTTCGGGGCCCCAGGCGATCCCGTGCGTGTGGACCGTTTGTGGCGCTTGCGCTCCGAAGGCATCCGTTTTGCCAAGTCTATTCAGGTGCGCGCCGAATGGTGGAATTTGTGGAAACGTGTAGCTGGCGGTTTGCAGCGCACCCAGCAACAGCAACTCTTCAATGACGTTTCGCCTTATCTGCTGTCGCGCTTGCAAAAGAAACGCGAAAAGCTGCCTAAGGTTGGTCCTCAGGAGGTGCGGGAGTACTGGCAACTTGTGGCAAGCTGTGAGCTGCTCACTGCCGAGCAAAAAGAGGAACTCGGAGACGCTCTGCTCGCACACGTCGTGCGGGGAAAGGCAACCGCAGTAGAAATCTGGGCGTTAGGCCGCCTGGGGGCTCGGGCTCCCATGTACGGCCCGCTGAACTGTGTAGTTCGCGCAGCAAAAGCTGCTGTGTGGGCAGGAAGCCTTGCAAGTGCGCGCTGCGAGCGCGGGGACGCCGTTGCCTTTGCGTTGGTGCAACTCGCCCGCTGTGTCGGCGATAGGGAAAGAGATTTGCCCCACGATTTGCGCGAACGCTTGGCGAGCTGGCTCGAGAGCCACGGAAGCAACCGAGGCGTCGTGCGGCTCCTCCGCGAGGCTGTGCCTATCGAAACTTCCGAACGTGCCCGCATCCTCGACGAGTCGCTCCCGGTCGGTTTAGTGTGGTCCGCAGACACCGCCGCCTCCTGA